Genomic window (Methanobacterium formicicum):
TTTTCCCATAATCGGTTATGAATTTAATAAAGTTGAAAGGTTTATATCTAATTGGAGAGCATTATAAATTATGGGGCAAGTGGTGTTAGTCAGGGGAACTTTAACCTCTCCACCCACAACCTTTATATAGGATTAGCGTAAATGTTAAACTACGCTTAGTATGCTATATTCTATAAACCTGCCAACCCTGTCAGGGTCTTGCACGGTTTACTGGCTTACTTTGTAGCCGCCGTAGCTCAGTAGGTAGAGCGTTCGGCTGTTAACCGATTGGTCACAGGTTCGAGCCCTGTCGGCGGCGCTAAAGGGCCCATAGCTTAGCCAGGTAGAGCGCCCGGCTCATAACCGGGCGGCCATGGGTTCGAACCCCATTGGGCCCATTTACCTATTCAATCGTAATCTTTAAATACCTATAAAATTCATACATTTAATTCCCATGCTCCGGTAGTGTAGTCCGGCCAATCATGTCGGCCTTTCGAGCCGATGACTCGGGTTCGAATCCCGGCCGGAGCATTTTAAATTTTACTAGTTCAAACTACCCTTAGAGTGATTCAGGTTAAGGATTAGCAGGGGTGCCCGAGCTGGCCAAAGGGGACAGGCTTAGGACCTGTTGGCGCAGGCCTACCAGGGTTCGAATCCCTGCCCCTGCACTCGACACAAGTTCACCCATATTTCATAGGCCGGGGTGGGGTAGGTGGTTATCCTACGGGACTGTGGATCCCGCGACTCGGGTTCGAATCTCGGCCCCGGCCCCATATTCATTTCTTATTCTCCAATTTTCAATAAAATTCTTTTAACCTCAGTTCACCAGCTTATTCTATTTTTATAAATCATTGCTGTAGAAAAATACTTATCCCTCCTTAATGAGAATAGAAAGTAATTACCTGGTGGGGGATTCGTTATGATTAAGATGGAAAGAAGTTGCAGTTCACTTAAGTGCGATGTGATGCACAAAGGAGAGTTAATTGGGATGATGGAAGGGGTTAGTGTCACCCAGTGGTTTTTGAAAAACCATTACAACTACACTGGTGCCTTCTCCCGATTCGTGACCAGCAAACCAGAACTTAGCCGTTCCGGTATAAAAGTGGACATAATATTCAACGACCGTAACATCATAGCCAAAGATGCCTGTATTGGATGGATACGAGGTCCCAGCAAAAATGGGACTTTTTCAGCCAAGAGCATTGAATTCGCGGATAAAAAACAGTTGCCCAAGGAGAGTATAGAGGTTAATGAGTAAAACAGGATCCCGTGAAGAACGAGAACTGGTGAAAATGTTATGGGATGCTGATTGTGCAGCCATGCGCGCACCAGCATCAGGGGGAGCAACCAAAAAACCACTCCCCGATATCATAGCTGGTAATGGTAAAATTTACCTGGCCATAGAGGTTAAGTCCTCATCTAAAGACCGTATTTATATTAATTCTGAAAAGATCGAGGCTCTGTGTGAGTTTGCCCGAATATTCGGTGCCCAGCCCTACATCGGGGCCAAGTTCACCCGTAAAAAATGGCGTTTTTTAACCCCCGAACTTCTGCACATAACCCCCCAGAACAACTACCGGGTGGATCTGGACCTGGCTTTCCAGAAGGGAATGGAGTTTGATGAAATTTTAGGGAAAGATAAACAGGTTAAATTTTAAAAACAGCGCTTTTAAATATTCTTTTCTAATTTGTAAATACTTTTAACTGATTTTCAGACAATTCTATAAAAAAGAATTATTTTCGTGAATAAACTGTAGCTTTAAAAAAAGGGAATTTCAGGTCTTATTTCCTTCAGTTTCAGCTTTATTTTCATGGGGGTCCATTGTTTCCCGGGAGTTCTTGTAGGCTAAGAGGGCAGCATAAGCCACACCTAAAATTAGAGGTCCGATTATGAATCCCACCAGGCCCATAAGCAGGGGGCCACAGATGAATCCCAGGAGAAAGATCATAGGATGGATATCCGCGTATCTACCAGATATCTGGGGGCGAACGTACATATCCAGCACACTGAGGGCTATGCTCAGCAGAATAACCACCACCATCCGGATATAATTTCCAGCAAACAGGTCGTAGAGGGCCAGGACAGTGTAGGTGGGCCAGTGGCCAATGAAGGGTACCACCTGGGTGAACCCGGTTAGAATACCCAGAAACAGGGCATAGGGATAGCCCAGGAGGTAAAAGCCTATGCCGGAGATAACCCCCACCAGCATGGCAGTGAGGAAATGTCCGTAGAAGATGCTTTTAAGGACGTTATCTGTTTCCCGGACCAGGTTCTGGAAAAATCCTTTCCTCTCCTGGGGAACTGCCATTTTCGCATAGGACCATAAACGGTCCCCATCCCGGGCCAGGTAGAAAGTAGCGGCAAAAAAGACAAAGAGTTCCAGTGCCAGGTTAGGGATGGACTGCACAAAGTCCACCAGGTAGGAAGCCACACCCCTCAAAACATCAGAGAACACGGTTTCCACCACTCCCGATGCCGATCCCAGGTAGGGTAACAGACTGCTGGGGAGGTACTGGGGTGAACTCTGGAGGGAGTCCAACGTTGCGTTTCCCAGGTTAGCGGCACTGGCCGCGTTTATAAGTGCCGGTGCCGATTCAATGAGGGAATGTATACAGTAAAGCACCACAAATATTAGGGGAAGTATCACCACTACCATGGCCACCAGTATGGCCAGGGACTGGAAACGAAGGAATGGTTGCAGTCTCTGAGCTATGGGACGTACAACATAGGCAAAAACAGCGGCCAGTATAATCATACTGAGCATAGGGGTGAGAATCACCAGGGACAATGCCAGAAGAACCGCCATCACAAACAGGGCCGAAGTGAGGGTTCCCTTTAACTTATAAATCATGGATTTTCCTTTTCATTTTAATTCCATCGGTATTAAGTACCAAGATAGGTTTTAAAAGTATTCCTTGATACCCGAAGCATTGCGGTGGTATTCTCCGAATTCCTTTATCAACCGGAGCTGGTCTCCCCAGAATACAGGGCCTTCCACACAGATCCTCCAGCCCACATCATCCACACAGCACTGGCCACAGATCCCCAGGGCACATTTCATGTAGCGTTCCAGGGAGAACTGGGCCGGTATCTGGTTTTCTTCAGTGAGGAGGTGGAGTTTCTTCATCATGATCTCTGGACCACAGGATACCACCATATCATAATCTTCTTCTTTGATAAGTTTTTCCGCCAGTTCCGTGGCAAAACCACAGAAACCATGGCTTCCATCATCAGTGGTGGGAAATACACGGGCTCCTGCATTTTCCAGACGTTGGGTGAAGAGTATTTCATCTTTAGTGGTGGCCGCAGTAATAGTATCCACCTGAACACCTCTACGACTGGCTTCTTCAGTGAAAGCAGCCACCGGGGCCATACCAATGCCGCCTCCCACTGCCAGGACCCGGGAACCGGCAATTTCAAATCCATTCCCGTAGGGCCCCCTTAACCCTATTTTATCATTTTCCTGAAGTTTGTGGAGCGCCTGGGTAAAGGGTCCTACCATTTTCACGGAAATACCCACCTCACCATTCACCGGGTCTAGACTGGAGATGGACATTGGTTTTTCATCCTGGAAATTCCAGACCATTAAGAACTGACCCGGACTCTCTCCTTCAAACTCCCAGGGCAGGTAAAAGGTTTTCACCGTGGGTGTTTCCTCTACTATCCGGTTAATGGGGAGTACCTGGGGGATATTTTTGATTTCTTTCCGGTACATTTACCTCACCCTCCCCTGGTGGGCCAGCCCCACCATTTCTTCCACTTTCTGGTAATTCTTTTCTTTCATGAACTTCAGGAGGCCCTGGTTTATCTCCGGGAAGACTTCCAGTCCCTGGTACATTACCGCAGTTCCAATTTGAACACAGCTTGCCCCGGCATAGATGAATTCCACCACATCCCTGTAGTTGGTAACTCCCCCCACACCCATTAGGGGTATGTCCACGTTCTGGTAGACCTGGTATACACAGCGCAGGGCCACTGGTTTTATGGCTGGCCCGGACATTCCTCCAAAACCATTGGATAATATGGGATGACCGGTTTCCAGGTCGATCCTCATCCCTGGACCCAGGGAATTGATTAAGGTCAGGGCGTCAGCCCCGGCACGTTCTGCTGCCTGGGCAATCTCCACTATATCCGTGACGTTAGGTGTTAACTTGGCAATCACTGGAATTTTAACTGTTTTTTTAACTGCTTTAACGAAACTGTGGGTTAAATCCGGATCCTGACCTATTGATGCCCCACAGCCTTCCAGGGCATGGGGACAGGATATGTTGAGTTCCAGAGCATCCACCAGGTTTTCCACCTTACCGGCAATTTCACTAAATTCTTGGGGTGTGGAACCATATATGGAGGCTATCTGGGGCACCCGCCCCTCCAGCTTTTCCAGTTCCCCCTGGAATGTTTCCACTCCCGGGTTGGACAGTCCTATGGCATTTATTATTCCCCCTTCCACTTCCACGGTGGTGGGGTTGGGGTAACCCTTGTTGGGTTCTTTTCCAAAGGATTTGGTTACCACTGCCCCGGCTCCACTACGGGCTGCCCAGTTAAGGGAAGATGCATTGCTTCCCAGAACACCCGCCGCCAGTACAGTGGGGTTTTTCATTTTCATCCGGCAAATTTCCACTTCCAGCATGATTACACCTTAAGTTTAGAAGGTTTAAATTCCATCAAGTACACATTAAATTCTAT
Coding sequences:
- a CDS encoding dihydroorotate dehydrogenase, whose product is MLEVEICRMKMKNPTVLAAGVLGSNASSLNWAARSGAGAVVTKSFGKEPNKGYPNPTTVEVEGGIINAIGLSNPGVETFQGELEKLEGRVPQIASIYGSTPQEFSEIAGKVENLVDALELNISCPHALEGCGASIGQDPDLTHSFVKAVKKTVKIPVIAKLTPNVTDIVEIAQAAERAGADALTLINSLGPGMRIDLETGHPILSNGFGGMSGPAIKPVALRCVYQVYQNVDIPLMGVGGVTNYRDVVEFIYAGASCVQIGTAVMYQGLEVFPEINQGLLKFMKEKNYQKVEEMVGLAHQGRVR
- a CDS encoding dihydroorotate dehydrogenase electron transfer subunit → MYRKEIKNIPQVLPINRIVEETPTVKTFYLPWEFEGESPGQFLMVWNFQDEKPMSISSLDPVNGEVGISVKMVGPFTQALHKLQENDKIGLRGPYGNGFEIAGSRVLAVGGGIGMAPVAAFTEEASRRGVQVDTITAATTKDEILFTQRLENAGARVFPTTDDGSHGFCGFATELAEKLIKEEDYDMVVSCGPEIMMKKLHLLTEENQIPAQFSLERYMKCALGICGQCCVDDVGWRICVEGPVFWGDQLRLIKEFGEYHRNASGIKEYF
- a CDS encoding AI-2E family transporter, coding for MIYKLKGTLTSALFVMAVLLALSLVILTPMLSMIILAAVFAYVVRPIAQRLQPFLRFQSLAILVAMVVVILPLIFVVLYCIHSLIESAPALINAASAANLGNATLDSLQSSPQYLPSSLLPYLGSASGVVETVFSDVLRGVASYLVDFVQSIPNLALELFVFFAATFYLARDGDRLWSYAKMAVPQERKGFFQNLVRETDNVLKSIFYGHFLTAMLVGVISGIGFYLLGYPYALFLGILTGFTQVVPFIGHWPTYTVLALYDLFAGNYIRMVVVILLSIALSVLDMYVRPQISGRYADIHPMIFLLGFICGPLLMGLVGFIIGPLILGVAYAALLAYKNSRETMDPHENKAETEGNKT
- the hjc gene encoding Holliday junction resolvase Hjc, whose product is MSKTGSREERELVKMLWDADCAAMRAPASGGATKKPLPDIIAGNGKIYLAIEVKSSSKDRIYINSEKIEALCEFARIFGAQPYIGAKFTRKKWRFLTPELLHITPQNNYRVDLDLAFQKGMEFDEILGKDKQVKF